The Thermoanaerobacterium thermosaccharolyticum DSM 571 region TTTGCTATTTCCTTGTTTGATGCGGAATATCCTATCCTCCAACCTGTCATAGAATAAGCCTTCGACATACCATTGATTATTATAGTCAAATTTTTTATTTCATCATTAAATGACGCTATGCTTATATGTCTACCATCGTAAATTAATTTCTCATATATTTCATCGGAAATTATAAAAATATTATGCTTTACAGCAAAATCAGCAATATTTTTTAATTCTGTTTCATTGTAAACTGCTCCTGTAGGATTATTGGGGCTATTTATTATAATTGCTTTTGTTCTATCAGAAATTGCTTCTTCTAGTTGTTCTACGGTAACTTTAAAATTGTTGCGTTCGTCAGTCTCAACAAAGATTGGAACACCATTAGCTAGTTTAACCATTTCCGGATAACTAAGCCAATATGGTGATGGGATTAAAACCTCATCTCCTGGATTTAAAATAGCACATAAAGTATTGTATATTGATTGTTTTGCACCATTTGAAACTACTATTTGCGACGTTTCATATGATAAGTTATTATCGTTTTTTAATTTACTTACAATAGCTTCTTTTAACTCAATAATCCCTGAAGTAGGCGTATACTTTGTATAACCTTTTTCAATTGCTTCAATAGCAGCCTTTTTTATGTAATCAGGTGTATCAAAATCCGGTTCTCCAGCGCCAAAGCCGATGACGTCTATTCCAAGTGATCTCATTTTATTTGCATTAGCAGTTATATCCAGCGTCAAAGAAGGGCTAATACTACGTGCTTTTTCTGATAATTTCATGATTCCACCTCCAACAATATATTTATTATTTTATCTTATTTTTGATATTATTTCTACACCAAATTACTTCCTTTAAGTTTTTCTATATACTTATAATCTAGTTTTACAGTTCCAAGCAAATATTCTCCATCCACGTCTACTCCATGAAAATCAGATCCACCTGTTATTAATAAGTTATTTTCTAATGCGAAATTCTTAAAAAATTCTATATCAGTCTTACTATGTTTAGAATGATATACTTCTATCCCTTTTAAACCATTTGCAATTAGATGTTTTATAATTTCTTTGTCAATTAAAAGTCCAGGATGAGCTAAAACTGGAATGCCGCCGGCATTTGTTACCATTTTGATTGAGTCAAAAGGATGTAATCTGTATCTCTTAACATATGCAGGTTTATCTTCGCCTATATATTTATCAAAAGCTTCTTTTACGCTTTTGGCATAACCTGCTTTGACTATCGCTCTTGCTATGTGTGGTCGTCCTATAAACGACTCTTTTGTATGTGATAATACATCATCATATGTTATATTGATGCCCATTCCATTAAGCTTTGATATTATAAGTTTTGCACGGTTAACCCTTGATTCCCTAATATCTTTAAGCTTTTCCATTAAATCATTATTTTTATAATCTATGAAATAGCCCAATATATGTACATCTTGTCTATCGTCATATGAATTCAACTCAATTCCCGGTATTATTTCTATACCATATAATTTTGAAGCTTCTTTGGCTTCATCAATTCCATCTAACGTATCGTGGTCAGTTATAGCAATTGTACTCAAGTTTTCATTTTTAGCCATTTGTACTACTTCTTTTGGTTTACATGTTCCATCAGATTTTGTTGTATGTATATGTAAATCGCCAAACATTTATTTCCACTCCTAATATTAAACTAAAAACAACCTATTTTGCAGGTTGTTTACCTTGGTTCTACAATTAATTTAATGGCAGTTCGTTCTTCGCCATCGATTTCAATGTCTGTGAAGGCTGGTATACAAATCAGATCAATACCACCAGGTGCAACAAAACCCCTTGCTATTGCTACTGCTTTTATTGCTTGATTTAATGCACCCGCACCTATTGCTTGTACCTCAGCTCCACCGCGTTCTCTAAGTACTCCAGCTAGTGCACCTGCTACTGAATTTGGATTGGACTTTGCTGAGACCTTTAAAACCTCCATCGTATATCCCCCTTTTAATATATCGAATACATTATCTATATTCTACAAAAAAATTAAAAATCCTTCTTTAACGATATTTATATGTAATTTTTGTTTATTCTATAAATATCAATACACTTTCCTGTATTTTCATCAATATTTATGACTAATCCATTTATCTGTGCAGGTCCTTTTGCTATATCAAATTTTACAGGGATAGACGATGTAAATTTTTTTATTATCTTATCTTTATCCATTCCGAGAACTGAATCATATGGTCCTGTCATACCGACATCTGTTATAAATCCCGTGCCACCAGATAAAATTTTTTCATCAGCTGTTTGAACATGTGTATGTGTCCCATATACGCAGGACACTCTTCCATCTAAATAATGCCCTAAAGCTATTTTTTCTGATGTTGCCTCTGCATGAAAATCTACAAGTATTATATTCGTATGTTCTCTCAATGCTTTTACTTCATCGTCTGCAATTAGAAATGGGTTCTTATTACATTGCATAAACACAGTCCCTTGTAAATTTATAATTCCTATTTTAACGTTGTTAATATTTAGTAATGAAGAACCTCGCCCAGGTGTATTGGGAAGGTAATTTGCAGGTCTAATTATCCTTTTTTCATCATCAATAAAATTGAATATCTCTTTTTGGTCCCACACATGATTTCCCATTGTTAATGCAGATATTCCCATTTCAAAAAGCTCATCTGCTACTTTTCTAGTTATTCCATTG contains the following coding sequences:
- a CDS encoding pyridoxal phosphate-dependent aminotransferase; protein product: MKLSEKARSISPSLTLDITANANKMRSLGIDVIGFGAGEPDFDTPDYIKKAAIEAIEKGYTKYTPTSGIIELKEAIVSKLKNDNNLSYETSQIVVSNGAKQSIYNTLCAILNPGDEVLIPSPYWLSYPEMVKLANGVPIFVETDERNNFKVTVEQLEEAISDRTKAIIINSPNNPTGAVYNETELKNIADFAVKHNIFIISDEIYEKLIYDGRHISIASFNDEIKNLTIIINGMSKAYSMTGWRIGYSASNKEIANLISNIQSHMTSNPNTIAQYASVKALSTGYDIIENMVNEFKKRRDYIVERINKINGLTCIKPQGAFYVIVNISKYIGMNISGKIINGSVDFANFVLEKAKVAVIPCLPFGNDNYIRLSYATSIKNIEEGLNRIENLLKNI
- a CDS encoding PHP domain-containing protein — translated: MFGDLHIHTTKSDGTCKPKEVVQMAKNENLSTIAITDHDTLDGIDEAKEASKLYGIEIIPGIELNSYDDRQDVHILGYFIDYKNNDLMEKLKDIRESRVNRAKLIISKLNGMGINITYDDVLSHTKESFIGRPHIARAIVKAGYAKSVKEAFDKYIGEDKPAYVKRYRLHPFDSIKMVTNAGGIPVLAHPGLLIDKEIIKHLIANGLKGIEVYHSKHSKTDIEFFKNFALENNLLITGGSDFHGVDVDGEYLLGTVKLDYKYIEKLKGSNLV
- a CDS encoding stage V sporulation protein S, which translates into the protein MEVLKVSAKSNPNSVAGALAGVLRERGGAEVQAIGAGALNQAIKAVAIARGFVAPGGIDLICIPAFTDIEIDGEERTAIKLIVEPR
- a CDS encoding TIGR00282 family metallophosphoesterase, whose amino-acid sequence is MNTLIIGDIVGRVGRNILKEKLKEIIEENKINLVIANAENAAGGNGITRKVADELFEMGISALTMGNHVWDQKEIFNFIDDEKRIIRPANYLPNTPGRGSSLLNINNVKIGIINLQGTVFMQCNKNPFLIADDEVKALREHTNIILVDFHAEATSEKIALGHYLDGRVSCVYGTHTHVQTADEKILSGGTGFITDVGMTGPYDSVLGMDKDKIIKKFTSSIPVKFDIAKGPAQINGLVINIDENTGKCIDIYRINKNYI